From a single Granulicella aggregans genomic region:
- the rsmD gene encoding 16S rRNA (guanine(966)-N(2))-methyltransferase RsmD, protein MPAFSRTNSVPVCVYTVKMRVIAGTYRSRLLVSPRGSATRPTSDRLRETLFNILAPKIEGCHFADLYAGTGAVGIEAISRGAAHVWFAENAAPALAAIQANFAALKIARGFTIEDRGTGALLQRLAKAGKPLDVVFLDPPYEADAEYEGTLSFFGSVRGRQLLAPEAIVVAEHNSKATLPDRFGGLEQYRRHKQGDASLSFYRIAAPPTPGDS, encoded by the coding sequence ATGCCCGCATTCAGCCGGACGAATTCCGTTCCGGTGTGCGTCTACACTGTCAAGATGCGCGTCATCGCAGGAACGTATCGCTCCAGGCTGCTGGTCTCGCCGCGCGGGAGCGCAACCCGGCCCACCAGCGACCGCCTTCGCGAGACGCTCTTCAACATCCTTGCCCCGAAGATCGAGGGCTGCCACTTCGCCGACCTCTACGCCGGAACTGGCGCTGTCGGCATCGAGGCGATCAGCCGCGGGGCAGCGCACGTCTGGTTCGCGGAGAACGCGGCTCCGGCGCTCGCTGCGATCCAGGCGAACTTCGCTGCCCTGAAGATAGCGCGGGGCTTCACGATCGAAGACCGGGGAACGGGAGCGCTCCTGCAGCGTCTCGCGAAGGCTGGCAAGCCGCTAGACGTTGTCTTTCTCGATCCGCCTTATGAGGCTGATGCGGAGTATGAAGGCACACTCAGCTTCTTTGGCAGCGTTCGTGGCCGCCAGTTGCTAGCGCCGGAGGCGATCGTCGTGGCAGAGCACAACAGCAAGGCCACCCTTCCTGATCGCTTCGGAGGCTTGGAGCAGTATCGCCGCCATAAGCAGGGCGACGCGTCCCTGAGCTTCTACCGAATTGCCGCGCCGCCGACGCCGGGCGACTCGTAA
- a CDS encoding cystathionine gamma-lyase: MRDATRIIRSTLTPVATGEPIHHGPVFAAPFHTPGDPEEGAYTYARDHNPTWTAVEDALAGLESGEGYTAKALVYGSGMAAISAVFSAVLKPGDVAVLPSDCYFGARALLQDIFIPLGVEMRLAPTAGDAQAALLEGARLLWIESPSNPTMDVCDIAALSKAAHEAGALVGVDNTTATPLGQSPLALGADFSVSSDTKMIGGHGDLLAGHVAVREGATDAAGMNLYDRLAKVRTRSGAILGPMEAWLLLRSIASLPLRLERSCENALALAEFLGTRREVSAVMYPGLPTAAGHAIARRQMRSFGPVLSFVLKDKAKADDFLSRAELITDATSFGAIHTTAERRKRWGHDNIPDGLIRLSAGCEAIEDLIDDIAQALA, encoded by the coding sequence ATGCGTGACGCCACTCGAATTATTCGGTCGACCCTGACCCCTGTCGCCACCGGCGAACCCATCCATCACGGTCCCGTCTTTGCCGCTCCGTTCCACACTCCGGGCGATCCGGAGGAAGGCGCTTACACCTACGCTCGTGACCACAATCCGACCTGGACCGCGGTCGAAGACGCACTTGCCGGATTGGAGTCGGGCGAAGGCTACACCGCGAAGGCGCTGGTCTACGGCTCGGGAATGGCGGCGATCTCGGCCGTCTTCAGCGCAGTCCTGAAGCCGGGAGACGTCGCCGTGCTTCCGTCTGACTGCTACTTCGGCGCGCGCGCTCTGCTGCAGGATATCTTCATTCCACTCGGGGTGGAGATGCGGCTGGCTCCGACTGCCGGGGACGCCCAGGCGGCGCTTCTCGAAGGCGCGAGGCTGCTCTGGATCGAGTCGCCCAGCAATCCGACGATGGATGTCTGCGATATCGCGGCACTCTCAAAGGCGGCTCACGAGGCCGGTGCGCTGGTGGGCGTCGATAACACGACGGCGACGCCACTCGGCCAGTCGCCGCTGGCGCTGGGCGCGGACTTCTCCGTCTCCTCGGACACCAAGATGATCGGCGGCCACGGCGACCTGCTGGCCGGACACGTCGCGGTTCGCGAAGGCGCGACGGACGCCGCCGGGATGAATCTCTACGATCGGCTGGCGAAGGTAAGGACGCGATCCGGAGCGATCCTGGGCCCCATGGAGGCATGGCTCCTGCTCCGCTCGATCGCGTCGTTACCCTTGAGACTGGAGCGGTCCTGCGAGAACGCGTTGGCACTCGCAGAGTTTCTCGGCACGCGCCGCGAAGTCTCCGCCGTCATGTACCCCGGTCTGCCCACCGCGGCGGGTCACGCTATAGCACGCCGCCAGATGCGGTCGTTCGGGCCGGTGCTCAGCTTCGTGTTGAAAGATAAGGCCAAGGCGGACGACTTCCTCTCCCGAGCGGAGTTGATCACCGACGCGACCAGCTTCGGCGCGATCCACACGACTGCCGAGCGCCGCAAGCGCTGGGGACATGACAACATCCCGGACGGCCTCATCCGGCTGAGTGCCGGGTGCGAGGCGATCGAAGACCTCATCGACGACATCGCCCAGGCGCTGGCTTGA